The proteins below are encoded in one region of Actinomycetota bacterium:
- the tsaE gene encoding tRNA (adenosine(37)-N6)-threonylcarbamoyltransferase complex ATPase subunit type 1 TsaE, with amino-acid sequence MTVASKEEMRSLGLALASLLKGGEVISLTGDLGAGKTRFTKAIAEGLGIKANITSPTFTLIKEYKNQTGPELYHFDAYRLSSFNDMYYLGYEEYFFGDRVTVVEWGDKVAALLPAEHLEIKFERTARKGERLITINPYGERFTRLASDWLSSYGDIRC; translated from the coding sequence ATAACGGTCGCCTCCAAAGAAGAGATGAGATCCCTCGGCCTGGCCCTGGCCTCTCTTCTCAAGGGCGGCGAGGTAATCAGCTTGACCGGCGATCTTGGAGCAGGCAAGACTCGTTTCACCAAGGCCATCGCCGAGGGGCTCGGCATCAAGGCCAATATAACCAGTCCGACTTTCACTCTGATCAAGGAGTATAAGAATCAAACCGGTCCCGAACTCTACCACTTTGATGCCTATCGCCTCTCCTCCTTCAATGATATGTATTACTTGGGTTACGAGGAGTATTTCTTCGGCGACAGGGTGACCGTTGTCGAGTGGGGAGATAAGGTGGCCGCCCTCTTGCCCGCCGAGCACTTGGAGATAAAATTTGAGCGGACCGCAAGGAAGGGTGAGAGGTTGATAACCATAAATCCATACGGGGAGAGGTTCACCCGGCTCGCCTCGGATTGGCTAAGCTCATACGGAGATATCCGATGCTGA
- a CDS encoding uracil-DNA glycosylase, producing MADNLSELYEEIKDCMECPLGKTRTNLVFGYGSEKADLVFVGEAPGRNEDIQGRPFVGAAGKLLDKLLNTIGLRREDVYIANVLKCRPPDNRDPLPKEIERCKKYLFEQIRIISPKVICALGRFSAELLLEEPVSISKMHGRIFTKDGQKIFPIYHPAAALYQPNNLSALQADFFTLKSIISPKTKDSPAKTEVIAQKDEAEGSSEAEQMMLF from the coding sequence TTGGCCGATAACTTAAGTGAGCTCTATGAAGAGATCAAGGACTGCATGGAGTGTCCATTGGGTAAAACCAGAACTAACTTGGTCTTCGGCTACGGAAGTGAGAAGGCAGACCTCGTCTTCGTCGGGGAGGCTCCCGGTCGAAATGAAGATATTCAAGGCCGACCCTTCGTGGGCGCAGCCGGAAAACTGTTAGATAAGCTGCTTAACACGATCGGACTCAGGCGCGAAGATGTCTATATCGCAAATGTCTTAAAATGTCGTCCGCCCGACAATCGCGACCCCCTTCCCAAAGAGATAGAGCGCTGCAAAAAATATCTCTTTGAACAGATAAGGATAATTTCGCCCAAAGTGATTTGCGCGCTCGGCCGCTTCTCGGCCGAGCTTCTGCTTGAAGAGCCCGTTTCCATCTCAAAGATGCATGGCCGCATCTTCACGAAGGACGGCCAAAAGATATTTCCCATATACCATCCGGCCGCCGCCCTTTATCAACCCAACAACCTCTCTGCCCTCCAAGCCGACTTCTTCACGCTGAAATCGATCATATCGCCCAAAACAAAAGATAGCCCGGCTAAAACTGAAGTGATAGCCCAAAAAGATGAGGCCGAAGGATCCAGTGAAGCCGAGCAGATGATGCTATTTTGA
- a CDS encoding nitroreductase family protein, with protein MEVYKAIYDRRSARSFDPKKNVSSEVVDKILEAACQAPSAGDIQPWRFFVVRDQTTKDRLAAKALNQKFISEAPVVIVVCADVEISGEAYGDRGRTLFAIQDAACATQNILLAANSEGLGSCWVGSFYEDDIRRILNIELHVRPMTIVPIGYVPKGGKKPSRMAHEAVVTYID; from the coding sequence ATGGAGGTCTATAAGGCTATCTATGACAGGCGGAGTGCAAGAAGTTTCGATCCAAAGAAGAATGTCTCAAGCGAAGTGGTAGATAAGATACTGGAGGCGGCCTGCCAAGCGCCATCGGCGGGAGACATACAGCCTTGGCGATTCTTTGTGGTCCGTGATCAGACGACCAAGGATCGTTTGGCGGCCAAAGCCCTCAATCAGAAATTCATCTCAGAGGCCCCAGTTGTCATCGTTGTCTGTGCCGACGTCGAGATATCCGGAGAGGCTTATGGAGATCGGGGACGGACCCTCTTTGCCATCCAGGATGCCGCTTGCGCGACCCAGAACATTCTGCTTGCGGCGAATTCGGAAGGGCTTGGAAGCTGCTGGGTCGGCTCGTTCTATGAGGATGATATCAGGAGGATACTCAATATTGAGCTCCACGTAAGACCGATGACCATAGTCCCAATAGGCTACGTGCCGAAGGGGGGCAAAAAACCATCCCGCATGGCGCACGAAGCGGTGGTAACCTATATCGATTGA
- the alr gene encoding alanine racemase, with amino-acid sequence MEGKIRPAYAEIDLGAIRNNVSSLKSRLGPNVKFMAVVKADAYGHGDIEVSMAALEGGADRLGVALIEEAVKLKRASIAAPIHILSDIPPYAAEEAVENDLVLTVSLIGAARAIWAAAEKLGKRAKVHVKLDTGMNRIGVDPARAKGFIEELSALSALEIEGIFTHFATAGEDDAFMGEQLKKFEDLIRELEVAGITIPIKHAANSAATILEPKSHLDMVRCGISVYGLHPAESTKGVIDLNPALSLKAMISSVKTIEAGEGVSYGLTFKAKKRSNIATIPLGYADGYSRNLSNLGSVLIDGERFSVAGNVCMDQFMVDIEERDFKVGDEVVLIGASGPERISADEIASLLSTINYEIVCMISGRIPRVYIDG; translated from the coding sequence ATGGAAGGCAAGATTCGCCCAGCCTATGCTGAGATAGATCTTGGCGCCATAAGGAATAACGTCTCCTCCCTTAAGAGTCGCCTTGGGCCGAATGTTAAGTTCATGGCCGTGGTCAAGGCCGACGCTTACGGCCACGGCGATATCGAGGTATCGATGGCTGCCCTTGAAGGCGGGGCAGACAGGCTCGGAGTCGCCCTGATCGAAGAGGCGGTCAAGCTCAAAAGAGCCTCCATAGCGGCGCCCATCCACATCTTGAGCGACATTCCCCCTTACGCCGCCGAAGAAGCGGTTGAGAATGATCTCGTTCTGACCGTCTCTTTGATCGGGGCGGCAAGGGCCATCTGGGCTGCCGCCGAAAAACTCGGCAAGCGAGCCAAAGTTCACGTCAAGCTCGATACCGGCATGAACAGGATAGGGGTCGATCCCGCCAGGGCCAAGGGGTTTATAGAAGAGTTAAGCGCCCTTTCTGCCCTCGAGATCGAGGGCATCTTCACACATTTCGCCACGGCCGGCGAGGATGACGCCTTCATGGGCGAGCAGCTCAAGAAGTTCGAAGACCTCATAAGAGAGCTTGAGGTGGCGGGAATTACCATTCCCATCAAGCACGCGGCCAACAGCGCGGCCACCATCTTGGAGCCGAAGTCTCACCTCGATATGGTCAGGTGCGGCATCTCCGTCTATGGACTTCATCCGGCCGAATCAACCAAGGGAGTCATAGACCTTAATCCAGCCCTCAGCTTAAAGGCCATGATATCCTCGGTCAAGACGATCGAAGCCGGTGAGGGGGTAAGCTACGGCCTAACCTTCAAGGCGAAGAAGAGGAGCAATATCGCAACCATTCCGCTCGGTTACGCCGATGGCTACTCTAGGAACCTCTCAAACTTGGGCTCGGTCTTGATAGACGGCGAGCGTTTTTCGGTCGCCGGAAACGTCTGCATGGATCAGTTCATGGTCGATATTGAGGAGCGCGATTTCAAAGTGGGGGACGAAGTCGTCCTAATCGGAGCGAGCGGGCCCGAGCGAATAAGCGCAGACGAGATCGCTTCGCTGTTGAGTACGATAAATTATGAGATAGTATGCATGATAAGCGGGCGCATCCCAAGGGTTTACATCGATGGCTGA
- a CDS encoding CBS domain-containing protein — MEDRRARDIMTKDPTTIDENLSVKEAAEILLAKKIGGAPVVNAAGEMVGIISEGDLIMADVKLEFPSYIHLLDGLIYLGGLKKFEDNLKKAIGAKVKDVMTESVISAEADDSVMDVATKMVKEDVARLPVLDGGRLAGIITKADIMKDIVRGE, encoded by the coding sequence ATGGAAGATAGAAGAGCTCGCGATATCATGACAAAAGACCCCACCACCATCGATGAAAACCTTTCGGTCAAGGAAGCGGCCGAGATACTTCTCGCAAAGAAGATAGGTGGAGCCCCGGTCGTAAATGCGGCCGGTGAAATGGTCGGCATAATAAGTGAAGGCGATCTCATCATGGCCGATGTAAAGTTGGAGTTCCCAAGCTACATCCATCTTCTGGACGGCTTAATATACCTTGGTGGCTTAAAGAAGTTCGAAGATAATCTCAAAAAAGCGATCGGAGCCAAGGTCAAGGACGTGATGACGGAGAGCGTGATCTCAGCCGAGGCCGATGATAGCGTAATGGACGTCGCAACCAAGATGGTCAAAGAGGACGTAGCAAGGCTGCCCGTACTCGATGGAGGCCGCCTGGCCGGCATCATCACCAAGGCCGACATCATGAAAGACATCGTTAGGGGCGAGTGA
- a CDS encoding NAD(P)H-hydrate dehydratase — MRVVTSSQAQEIEERIVNESELTLYDLMEMAGRSLFNEISSMIGESGHVVVVCGKGNNGGDGLVATRLLIEAGYKVDAFVLANAHAEEVKESDLTKEAGEALRNLIRVGGAKPLSYAALDDFKAALSKANVVIDAIFGVGLKGSIKALAESVIELINASGIRVVSADVPSGIDPSKGLLSGPHIMAERTVSFLAPKLSSYLFPAAAYFGRIRVDDFGLSAEMGEIFKIGLAQIFSKSEIRELLPTHPRDVHKASRGRVLIIAGSPGMTGAAVLATQAALKSGAGTVYLAAPKSICDILSVKLTEAIILATDETAEGGLAPSAKDALLERCSSVETVALGPGLSLDKKTASLVQALVSEIEKPMVLDADGISAMVGKLNLLKKRKSPLILTPHPGEIARLFCQEPAIIQNGRHGCVARFVEETEKVVLLKGPFSFIAAPDAVAINPTGNRGMATAGAGDVLTGMIAAFSAQGTKPYEATVLAAYIHGLAGDIAAGELTQYSLNATDIIKYLPNAIKEVLKGE, encoded by the coding sequence ATGAGGGTTGTAACGTCCAGTCAGGCGCAAGAGATAGAAGAGAGGATCGTAAATGAGTCCGAATTGACTCTTTATGATTTGATGGAGATGGCCGGAAGATCTCTCTTCAATGAGATCTCGAGCATGATCGGCGAGAGCGGTCACGTGGTCGTCGTCTGCGGCAAGGGCAACAATGGCGGAGACGGCCTGGTCGCAACCAGGCTTCTCATTGAGGCCGGCTATAAGGTGGACGCCTTCGTTCTGGCCAATGCCCACGCCGAAGAGGTGAAAGAGAGCGATCTTACGAAAGAGGCTGGGGAAGCGCTACGCAATCTCATCAGGGTCGGCGGGGCAAAACCCCTCTCATACGCCGCCCTGGATGATTTCAAGGCCGCCTTGAGCAAGGCCAACGTGGTGATCGATGCCATCTTCGGCGTGGGTCTTAAAGGAAGCATCAAGGCCCTGGCCGAGAGCGTGATCGAGCTGATAAATGCCTCAGGCATAAGAGTTGTCTCAGCCGACGTCCCGTCCGGAATCGATCCAAGCAAGGGCCTTCTGTCCGGTCCCCACATCATGGCGGAGAGGACGGTCAGCTTCCTTGCTCCCAAGCTATCGTCCTATCTCTTTCCGGCCGCCGCTTACTTCGGTAGGATCAGAGTGGACGATTTTGGACTCTCAGCCGAAATGGGCGAAATTTTTAAGATCGGTCTCGCCCAGATTTTTTCCAAAAGCGAGATAAGGGAGCTCCTTCCAACTCATCCCCGCGATGTCCACAAGGCCAGCCGGGGCAGGGTTCTGATAATCGCCGGTTCGCCCGGCATGACGGGAGCCGCCGTTTTGGCAACCCAGGCCGCCCTAAAGTCGGGGGCGGGAACCGTCTACTTGGCCGCTCCAAAGAGCATCTGTGACATACTCTCCGTCAAACTTACCGAAGCAATAATCCTTGCCACGGACGAGACGGCTGAGGGAGGGCTTGCCCCTTCGGCCAAGGATGCTCTGCTCGAAAGGTGCTCATCGGTCGAGACGGTCGCTTTGGGGCCAGGGCTTAGTTTGGATAAGAAGACGGCCTCACTTGTCCAGGCCCTTGTTTCAGAGATCGAAAAACCAATGGTACTGGACGCCGACGGCATAAGCGCCATGGTGGGTAAGCTCAACCTGCTTAAAAAGAGAAAGAGTCCATTGATTTTGACGCCTCACCCCGGCGAAATAGCAAGGCTCTTTTGCCAAGAGCCGGCAATCATTCAAAATGGTCGCCACGGCTGTGTTGCCAGATTTGTCGAAGAGACCGAGAAAGTAGTCCTGCTCAAGGGCCCATTCTCTTTCATAGCCGCACCGGACGCTGTGGCCATAAATCCGACCGGCAACAGGGGGATGGCCACGGCCGGAGCCGGTGACGTCTTGACCGGAATGATCGCAGCCTTCTCAGCTCAAGGGACAAAGCCCTATGAGGCCACCGTTCTTGCGGCCTACATACATGGCCTAGCCGGCGATATAGCGGCAGGCGAATTGACTCAATACTCGCTGAATGCTACCGATATAATCAAGTATTTGCCCAACGCCATAAAAGAGGTATTGAAAGGAGAATAA
- the acpS gene encoding holo-ACP synthase: MLRGVGIDIVEVARIERAMTRHPRFKWRVFTEGEITYCEGKPNPPLHFAARFSAKEAILKAIGTGFRGVKCTDIEICRDELGRPFVVFIGRAKDRLEEIGVAEVLVSLSFTSDSAVAMAAAIKKGD, encoded by the coding sequence ATGCTTAGAGGCGTAGGAATAGACATAGTTGAGGTCGCCCGCATCGAGAGAGCCATGACCCGCCACCCTCGCTTCAAGTGGCGGGTCTTCACCGAGGGCGAGATAACCTACTGCGAGGGCAAACCCAACCCCCCCCTCCATTTTGCCGCCCGCTTCTCGGCCAAAGAGGCCATTCTCAAAGCGATCGGTACTGGTTTTAGAGGAGTCAAGTGTACCGATATCGAAATTTGTAGAGACGAATTAGGTCGTCCTTTTGTCGTATTCATTGGTCGCGCTAAAGATAGACTTGAAGAGATTGGAGTCGCCGAGGTCTTAGTCAGCCTATCTTTTACCTCAGACAGCGCCGTGGCCATGGCTGCGGCAATCAAGAAGGGGGATTGA
- the glmS gene encoding glutamine--fructose-6-phosphate transaminase (isomerizing): MCGIVGYVGEKDSTNILVGGLKKLEYRGYDSAGLAIMTGSKISLTREVGNLSHLEGAIAKDFPHGKLGIGHTRWATHGRPTKENAHPHTDCKGRISMVHNGIIENFIDLKEGLIERGHVFKSETDTEVIPHLIEELYDGDLYEAVRLAIKKLEGSFAIAVICEDHPGEIIIARKDSPLIVGLGSGEYFIASDIPAVLSHTKDIYIIGDHEMAKVTKGAITVTDFEASPIEKEIMKVAWDEKAAERGGFEDFMLKEIFEQPGAIKETLRGKLKASSGISLDDLDLSKKELAGFNKVVILACGTSYHAGLIAKKAIEKWVKIPVEVDISSEFRYSDPFLDNGALVIAITQSGETADTLAGIREARRKGAKVIGVTNVLGSTITREADSSLYTHAGPEIGVAATKTFVCQIAVLFALALYMAEARGALSLDEILSIQAEMEKIPVWVEEILGDKGHVEEVAKKFASCDDFLFLGRGVGLPVALEGALKLKEISYIHAEGYAAGEMKHGPIALIDEGVPVVVVATVSEVYEKTLGNVQEVKARGAEVIAIASKGNDEVKKVVDHVFYVPEASEIISAILGVIPLQLLSYYIAKARGCNVDQPRNLAKSVTVE, encoded by the coding sequence ATGTGCGGGATAGTTGGATATGTGGGAGAAAAGGACTCGACCAATATTCTGGTCGGCGGCCTAAAGAAGTTGGAATATCGCGGTTATGACTCGGCTGGACTCGCCATCATGACTGGTAGCAAGATCTCTCTGACCAGAGAAGTTGGGAATCTCTCCCATCTTGAAGGGGCGATAGCCAAAGACTTTCCCCACGGGAAGCTGGGCATCGGTCATACCAGGTGGGCGACGCACGGCCGCCCGACCAAGGAGAACGCTCATCCTCACACTGATTGCAAGGGCAGAATTTCGATGGTCCACAACGGCATCATCGAGAACTTCATAGACCTCAAAGAGGGCCTGATCGAGCGGGGACACGTCTTCAAATCCGAGACCGACACCGAGGTCATCCCCCACTTGATCGAGGAGCTCTACGACGGCGATCTATATGAAGCGGTTAGGTTAGCCATTAAAAAACTGGAAGGCTCCTTCGCCATAGCGGTTATATGTGAAGATCACCCGGGCGAGATCATCATCGCCCGAAAGGACAGCCCCCTCATCGTGGGGCTCGGATCAGGCGAATACTTCATCGCCTCCGATATCCCGGCCGTCTTAAGTCACACCAAGGATATCTATATAATAGGCGATCATGAGATGGCTAAGGTGACCAAGGGCGCGATAACAGTCACCGATTTTGAAGCGAGCCCGATAGAGAAGGAGATAATGAAGGTCGCCTGGGATGAGAAGGCGGCTGAGAGGGGCGGCTTTGAGGACTTCATGCTGAAAGAAATCTTCGAGCAACCGGGGGCGATCAAGGAGACCCTGCGGGGCAAACTTAAAGCCTCCAGTGGCATCTCTCTGGACGATCTCGATTTGAGTAAGAAGGAGCTGGCCGGCTTCAATAAGGTGGTCATCTTGGCCTGCGGCACATCTTATCACGCCGGTCTCATCGCCAAGAAGGCGATAGAGAAGTGGGTAAAGATACCTGTCGAAGTTGATATATCTTCGGAATTTAGATACTCCGACCCCTTTCTGGACAACGGGGCGCTCGTCATCGCCATAACTCAGTCGGGCGAGACGGCCGACACGCTGGCCGGCATCAGGGAGGCTAGACGGAAGGGGGCCAAGGTGATCGGGGTGACCAACGTGCTCGGCAGCACCATAACCAGGGAAGCCGACAGCTCGCTCTATACCCACGCCGGTCCCGAGATTGGGGTGGCCGCAACCAAGACCTTCGTCTGCCAGATAGCCGTACTCTTTGCTTTAGCTCTCTATATGGCCGAGGCCAGAGGGGCTTTAAGCTTGGACGAAATCCTTTCTATCCAGGCGGAAATGGAGAAGATCCCCGTCTGGGTCGAGGAGATATTGGGTGATAAAGGGCACGTAGAAGAGGTGGCTAAGAAGTTTGCCTCCTGTGATGATTTTCTATTTCTGGGCCGGGGGGTCGGCCTTCCAGTCGCCTTAGAAGGAGCTCTCAAGCTGAAGGAGATATCCTATATCCACGCTGAAGGTTATGCGGCCGGCGAAATGAAGCACGGCCCGATCGCCCTGATCGACGAGGGAGTTCCGGTCGTTGTGGTGGCGACGGTGAGCGAAGTCTATGAGAAGACATTAGGCAACGTTCAAGAGGTCAAGGCGCGCGGCGCAGAGGTGATCGCGATCGCCTCCAAAGGCAACGACGAGGTCAAAAAGGTTGTCGATCACGTGTTTTACGTTCCAGAGGCGAGCGAGATAATATCAGCCATCCTTGGGGTCATCCCGCTTCAACTTCTCTCCTATTACATTGCAAAGGCGAGAGGTTGCAACGTTGATCAGCCTCGAAACCTTGCTAAGAGTGTGACCGTGGAATAA
- the glmM gene encoding phosphoglucosamine mutase produces MGRYFGTDGIRGVAGEDLSYELALKVGRAGAEVLLNSPNKGKVVIGKDTRLSGDMLEEALIIGISEEGAQVLRAGVTTTPAVSYLTQDLRADFGVVISASHNPAAYNGIKFFGPSGMKIEDELEERIEAILDSKKPANDEGARVGRCIDLNEANKRYIEHALNGIKPASGLKVVLDCANGAAYEIAPNAFKRLKVELIAIADQPDGGNINLSCGSTHPDSLREAVIRAGADVGFAYDGDADRVIAVDELGNVIDGDFMMAILASHLKEKGLLKGSTVVTTVMTNLGFDLAMKERGIEVIKTDVGDKWVLREMMKRGAIIGGEQSGHIILLENNPTGDGLITSLNLFKVMAESGKKLSELAKIMTRLPQTLINVRVESKDGWEKRASIKKAIAEAEKDLGSIGRILVRPSGTEPLIRVMVESDDEEHAKEVAEVVAGVIERELG; encoded by the coding sequence TTGGGAAGATATTTTGGCACAGATGGCATAAGAGGAGTCGCTGGAGAAGATCTCTCATATGAACTCGCGCTCAAGGTGGGAAGGGCCGGGGCAGAGGTCCTTTTAAATTCCCCCAACAAGGGAAAGGTAGTTATCGGCAAGGATACCAGGCTCTCTGGCGATATGCTGGAAGAGGCCCTGATCATCGGAATATCCGAAGAGGGAGCGCAGGTCCTAAGGGCGGGAGTCACCACGACGCCGGCCGTCTCGTATCTCACCCAAGATCTGAGAGCGGATTTTGGCGTGGTCATCTCGGCCTCTCATAACCCGGCCGCCTATAACGGCATAAAATTCTTTGGACCATCGGGCATGAAAATAGAGGATGAACTCGAGGAGAGGATCGAGGCCATCTTGGATAGCAAAAAACCCGCAAATGACGAGGGCGCCCGGGTAGGAAGGTGCATCGATCTAAACGAGGCAAATAAGCGATATATAGAGCACGCTTTGAATGGCATTAAGCCCGCAAGCGGTCTCAAGGTGGTTTTGGACTGCGCTAACGGGGCGGCATACGAGATAGCCCCGAACGCTTTCAAAAGGCTTAAAGTTGAACTTATCGCGATAGCTGACCAGCCGGATGGGGGCAACATAAACCTCTCTTGCGGCTCTACTCATCCCGATTCTTTAAGAGAGGCCGTTATCCGGGCGGGAGCCGACGTAGGATTTGCTTACGACGGCGACGCTGACCGCGTTATCGCCGTTGATGAACTGGGCAATGTGATCGATGGCGATTTCATGATGGCCATCTTGGCCTCCCACCTAAAAGAGAAGGGGCTTCTAAAGGGCAGCACCGTCGTAACCACCGTCATGACCAATCTCGGTTTTGATCTGGCCATGAAGGAGCGGGGGATAGAGGTCATCAAGACCGATGTGGGTGACAAATGGGTCCTTCGTGAGATGATGAAGCGCGGGGCTATAATCGGCGGCGAACAGTCCGGCCACATCATTCTCTTAGAAAACAACCCGACCGGCGATGGTCTGATAACCTCTCTTAACCTCTTTAAAGTCATGGCCGAGAGCGGTAAAAAGCTCTCCGAGTTGGCTAAGATAATGACCCGTCTGCCTCAAACCTTAATTAATGTCAGAGTTGAGAGCAAGGATGGATGGGAAAAGAGGGCTTCGATAAAAAAAGCGATAGCCGAGGCTGAAAAGGATCTCGGCTCGATCGGACGAATTCTGGTCCGTCCCTCGGGCACTGAGCCGTTGATTCGGGTCATGGTCGAGAGCGACGACGAGGAGCATGCCAAAGAGGTGGCCGAGGTGGTTGCAGGAGTCATCGAAAGGGAGCTTGGCTGA
- a CDS encoding alanine racemase, whose product MRLPLISIDLKKIEDNTRLVAASCQRCGLGLVGVVKGCFGDPLVAKAMEAGGAKILADSQVMSLMRLTEAGFSNPFMLKQPTRDETKGAVKFSSCCFISDGAILPALAKAARQEKKECGVAIMVETGGLREGVLAAGAAELAKKIIGFQGLRLAGLATNLCQPAEGARDGGQEGPGFEPSKAGLNTLVETAKEIEDKLDLKLDFISGGSSSLWGLIEAGGAMAGINQVRIGEAILLGQETARFKPIEGAHLDAFAIFSEVLEVSDKRRGGTWVKQAVLSLGKQHIGAGMLKPQFIGRILQMGADHLVVDISEMDKLSAGDILKFIPGYYALSAACASPLVSKEYPKN is encoded by the coding sequence TTGAGACTACCGCTTATTTCCATCGATTTGAAGAAGATTGAGGATAACACAAGGCTGGTTGCGGCCAGCTGCCAAAGATGCGGCCTGGGTCTGGTCGGAGTGGTCAAAGGCTGCTTTGGCGATCCTTTGGTTGCCAAGGCGATGGAGGCGGGCGGGGCGAAAATCCTTGCCGACTCGCAAGTCATGAGCCTCATGCGCCTGACCGAAGCGGGGTTTTCTAATCCCTTCATGCTCAAGCAGCCCACAAGGGATGAGACTAAGGGGGCGGTAAAATTTTCTAGCTGCTGCTTTATCTCAGATGGGGCCATCCTACCCGCTCTGGCCAAGGCGGCAAGGCAGGAAAAGAAGGAATGTGGGGTCGCCATCATGGTCGAGACGGGCGGGCTTCGCGAGGGAGTTTTGGCGGCCGGCGCCGCCGAGCTGGCCAAGAAGATTATCGGATTTCAAGGGCTCCGTTTGGCCGGTCTTGCCACCAACCTCTGCCAGCCCGCCGAGGGCGCAAGGGATGGGGGTCAGGAGGGGCCCGGCTTTGAGCCAAGCAAGGCGGGCTTAAATACTCTGGTGGAAACGGCCAAAGAGATTGAGGATAAGCTCGATCTTAAGCTCGACTTCATCTCCGGCGGAAGCTCAAGCCTCTGGGGTTTGATAGAAGCGGGCGGGGCTATGGCCGGTATCAATCAGGTCAGGATTGGCGAGGCCATCCTGCTCGGTCAGGAGACGGCTCGTTTTAAGCCGATAGAGGGAGCCCACCTTGACGCCTTTGCCATCTTCTCTGAGGTGCTGGAAGTCAGCGATAAGAGAAGGGGTGGAACCTGGGTCAAGCAGGCCGTCCTTTCGCTTGGCAAGCAGCACATCGGGGCTGGGATGTTAAAACCCCAATTTATCGGACGAATCTTGCAGATGGGGGCAGATCACTTGGTGGTTGACATAAGCGAAATGGATAAGCTGTCCGCAGGAGACATCCTCAAATTCATCCCCGGCTATTACGCCCTATCTGCCGCCTGCGCCTCGCCCTTGGTGAGTAAGGAGTACCCTAAAAACTAA
- the rpsI gene encoding 30S ribosomal protein S9 gives MSANKVVYRGTGRRKESVARVRLVPGNGNFNVNGKSLEDYFGRKTLLVLAKQPFNVTGTADKFDVIAKIDGGGTSGQAGALRHGISRALLDVNADFRKDLKTTGLLTRDPRAKERKKYGFKKARKRPQFSKR, from the coding sequence GTGTCGGCTAATAAGGTAGTTTACCGGGGAACCGGAAGAAGGAAAGAGTCGGTCGCAAGGGTTAGGCTTGTTCCCGGAAACGGCAATTTCAACGTGAACGGCAAGAGCCTGGAGGACTATTTTGGCAGAAAGACCCTTCTCGTGCTGGCCAAACAGCCCTTCAACGTAACCGGCACGGCCGATAAATTCGATGTCATCGCCAAGATCGACGGCGGGGGAACATCAGGGCAAGCCGGCGCCCTTCGTCACGGTATATCCAGGGCTCTTTTGGATGTCAACGCCGATTTTCGTAAAGACCTAAAGACAACCGGTCTTCTCACCAGAGACCCTAGAGCCAAAGAGCGCAAGAAGTACGGTTTCAAGAAGGCTCGCAAGAGACCACAGTTCTCGAAACGTTAA
- the rplM gene encoding 50S ribosomal protein L13, translating into MKTYSAKPADIKREWHVIDATGVPLGRLASEVAVLLRGKHKPIFTPHMDTGDYVIVINAERVKLTGNKLAGKMYHRHTGYIGSLKSVSYEVLMKTKPEFVIKKAVKGMIPHNSLGRDVLKKLKVKAGPNHEHEAQKPKPYKLKYVEGDVSVG; encoded by the coding sequence ATGAAGACTTATTCAGCTAAACCAGCTGACATAAAGCGAGAGTGGCACGTCATAGATGCGACGGGGGTTCCTTTGGGCCGCCTGGCAAGCGAGGTGGCCGTTCTGCTTCGGGGCAAGCACAAACCGATCTTTACCCCGCACATGGATACCGGCGATTACGTCATCGTCATCAATGCCGAAAGGGTCAAACTGACCGGAAACAAGCTCGCGGGCAAGATGTATCATCGTCACACTGGCTATATAGGCAGTCTTAAGAGCGTCAGCTACGAAGTCTTGATGAAGACCAAGCCGGAATTTGTCATCAAGAAGGCCGTTAAGGGCATGATCCCTCACAACAGCCTTGGTCGTGATGTGCTAAAGAAGCTCAAAGTAAAAGCGGGCCCAAATCACGAACATGAGGCGCAGAAGCCTAAACCATATAAGCTCAAGTATGTGGAAGGAGATGTAAGTGTCGGCTAA